GGCGGACGGCCGCTCCGGGACGCCGGCCGAGGTTGGCTGAGGACATGAATCAGATCAAGCGTCTCGTTGCCCGAATGACCGCCGATGCAGGGATGACGACCGCGGAATACGCCGTCGGCACGGTCGCCGCCGTGGCGTTCGCGGTCGTGCTCTACAAGGTGGTCACCAGCTCGACCGTGATGCACGCGGTCAGTCACATCATCAGCTCGGCGCTCTCCGTCCACCTGTGAGCAGACCACGCCGCGCCGCGCCGGACGGCGGCATGGTGACGGCCGAGATCGCCGTCGCCCTGCCGGCGCTGGTGGCCCTTCTCGCCGTCGCACTCACCGCGGTCGACGTGGTCGGTGGGCACCTGAAATGCGTCGACGCTGCACGGGAGGCCGCGCGCGGCGCGGCCCGTGGTGACGCACCGGCCGTCGTGCGATCGCTGGCCGGGCGTTCTGCACCACCGGGCGCAAGGGT
This DNA window, taken from Mycobacteriales bacterium, encodes the following:
- a CDS encoding TadE family type IV pilus minor pilin, whose protein sequence is MSRPRRAAPDGGMVTAEIAVALPALVALLAVALTAVDVVGGHLKCVDAAREAARGAARGDAPAVVRSLAGRSAPPGARVVLTGDDSQVNVRVQAVVRPLGGFLPAFTVDGRAVAAREPGEVGVP
- a CDS encoding DUF4244 domain-containing protein, translating into MNQIKRLVARMTADAGMTTAEYAVGTVAAVAFAVVLYKVVTSSTVMHAVSHIISSALSVHL